CCTCATTGGGTCATTCACAGGGTCGTAGTTGCCAAACCCTTGCCCGACAACGAAGAAGTTGAAGCCGTGCAGGTGCAGAGGGTGGCTctcgatgccaaggatgctcgtgTCCTGCATCACCAGCTCCACCGACGCGTTGAATGGTAGCACGAGCAGCTTGGTCCCGGTGGCCACGTTCGTGTTGTTCGGCGATACCCCCGTGTAGTTGAATTGTGAGAGGGGCAGGACCGGGAAGTTTGACCCATAGACACCTCGAGACTTGCCTGTGAAGTGCGACTGAAGGAGCGCCGTGGAAGGAAGCACCAAGGAGATGTTGTTGATGGCTGCCGCAAACTGTGTGGTGTTGGTAGGCCCCTGGCATGTCGCATTCACGGGGCAAGGGCGTGTGCCCAACCCGACCGTGAAGAAGAACCGCCTGTCCACCGACTGCGGCACGGCCGCCGGGTACTGCGGTGTGGCGAGGCTCCGGAGCTTGGAGGTGAAGTTGGTGACCAGGCCGGTGTCGTTGAACCTCGGCAGAGTAGGCCTGAAGAGTGGCAGGTCCTTGTCGAAGCTTGACTCGGAGGCGGAATGAGGGTTGTGGTACTCGAGGAtgccggcgacggtggtgttgtCGAACGTGCCAGGCCTGATGACGGAGTATGGCGCGGCGGACATGTAGAAGTTAGCCTTGGGATAGAACGGCTTGGCTGTGAGGAGCACGTTTGTGGTCTGGCCCGGAGAGATTATCAGAGTCTTGACAGGGAACGGTTTGACATAAACTGCGTCGACTTCGACGATGGTGAGTGTGTGGTTGGCGACGGAGAAGAAGAGCTCGTCGTTGAGAGCAGCGTTGATGAGGCGCAGCAGGTATGTTTTTCCTGGTTCCGCCTTCAGCTTGAACGTGTCTGCAAAGTGTCATGGGTGCACGGTAAGCATGACACTTTGACGATTTTGTTGTTGTTGCAATTATGACACTTTGACGATTAAGACGCATGGAAGCACAGAGTGAGCGCAATGTACCTTTAGCGGAGCTGTTGTATAGCGGCCCAGGGAGGCCATTGATGGTGAAAGCGTCTGAGATGTTTGGGGCGCCGCCCGTCCGGAGCGCCTGGCTGATCAATGCCTCCGTGTCCGCCCTCCACCACTCGCCGAAGAGAAGAGGAAGTTCCTTGTGCGGCGCAACGAACGGGTAAGGCACGCCGAGCTTGGggaggatgacgatggcgccgTATACGGTGGCGCGTAGCCAGGAGATGTGCGCGTGCCACCACAGCGTGCCGCGCTGCCCGGCGACGGTGAAGTTGTAGACGTAGCTCTGGCCCGTCTGAATCGGGCACTGCGTAACGTACGCCGGCCCGTCGGCCCAGCCGCTCCGCAGCTGCCGAATGCCGTGCCAGTGCAGCGTCATGTTGTGCGCGACGTGGTTGGTGACGCGGACGAGCACGCGATCGCCCTCCCTCGCCACCAGCGTCGGGCCGGGGTACTCCCCGTTCACCGTCACGATGCTCTTGCTGGCGCACAGCCTCGTCACGTTCGCCATTTGCACCTGCAGAGATCAAGGTTTGGAAGACGATCAAACCCCATCCATGTGAGAAATCAGGTGCACGCCCGGAAATGCATGCAGAGCATAGATGAATGTGGACGTGTATACATATAATACTTACATTGAAATCGTAGCGTCTAGTGATGCTCTGTGCCTGAACGATGAGCAGCATCAGAGTCGCCATGAGGAGAGAGCAAGCAGCCGGAAGACGGGAGGA
This region of Triticum aestivum cultivar Chinese Spring chromosome 2D, IWGSC CS RefSeq v2.1, whole genome shotgun sequence genomic DNA includes:
- the LOC123049113 gene encoding laccase-4-like; translated protein: MAISSRLPAACSLLMATLMLLIVQAQSITRRYDFNVQMANVTRLCASKSIVTVNGEYPGPTLVAREGDRVLVRVTNHVAHNMTLHWHGIRQLRSGWADGPAYVTQCPIQTGQSYVYNFTVAGQRGTLWWHAHISWLRATVYGAIVILPKLGVPYPFVAPHKELPLLFGEWWRADTEALISQALRTGGAPNISDAFTINGLPGPLYNSSAKDTFKLKAEPGKTYLLRLINAALNDELFFSVANHTLTIVEVDAVYVKPFPVKTLIISPGQTTNVLLTAKPFYPKANFYMSAAPYSVIRPGTFDNTTVAGILEYHNPHSASESSFDKDLPLFRPTLPRFNDTGLVTNFTSKLRSLATPQYPAAVPQSVDRRFFFTVGLGTRPCPVNATCQGPTNTTQFAAAINNISLVLPSTALLQSHFTGKSRGVYGSNFPVLPLSQFNYTGVSPNNTNVATGTKLLVLPFNASVELVMQDTSILGIESHPLHLHGFNFFVVGQGFGNYDPVNDPMRFNLVDPVERNTVGVPAGGWVAIRFLADNPGVWFMHCHLEVHTTWGLRMAWLVLDGSLSNQKLLPPPSDLPKC